In Acanthochromis polyacanthus isolate Apoly-LR-REF ecotype Palm Island chromosome 9, KAUST_Apoly_ChrSc, whole genome shotgun sequence, the DNA window TATACATGTGAAATGATTCCCCTGTATACAGGGGAAATGATGGCAATTTTAATTTACATTcactttattatatttttgatcTTGtatctgtaatatttttatgtttttaaagcttttttttacactttgttaaTAATTGTTACAAGATAAAAGCGCTCAACTTctaaaaaacaaccacatactTTATTTGTAACACAAGCACGAACtgagacttttattttaatgagtttttttcatatttttgctgccaggtttttgctgtttttttttagttagcttgtttgtttgtttttacatttcttaaCAAATGGGCATAACATTTTCTAAATAAACAGTCCAAGCTGTTCAAAAATGGCATTTTCTGGTCTGAAATAATATATTCTTATAATGTAAAGTTACatactttacatttttgcaacggatttgtttaaaaatccatgcattttacagatttcttttctaaatatgaaaaacagagctgtatttatttaaatgcagtgtCACTGTGTGGCTTCCAGTGCACAAACAGgtaacaaattaaaggaaaaacctgaactcTTGACCTCTATAATGAGGTGATCTGGTGGCTCTGTTGTGCTGTAGGAGCATTTTGATGGCATGGTTTGAGTCCACTTCTTCACTTAAAAGGAAGGGGTGCTGCAAATCAATAGAAAATTGTTCTGAATGATCacctttatttttcatgaagcgtttctatcctgatggaagTGATCTCTTCCAAGATAACAATGATACCATCCACAGAGGACaaggggtcactgaatggtttgatgaaaatgatgtgaatcatttgttATGGCCTTCACAGTCACAAGAGCCCAACTGAACATCGAGactgtcataaaaacgtcacaTGTGGGACTATCTTTTGGAATAATGGTATTCGTCTCTCCAGTGAAGTTGCAGAAACTTAGAGAATCAATACCAATGAGCTTTGAAgcttttatgttgatttttcctttaatttgtcacctctCTGTATATATTTCTAACACTGACACTAAGGCACATTTATGAGTTATAATATTGTTGTGACAGATAAGGAAATGCAGGCACAGATGCATTTAAAGTGGTTATCGTAGCATTTATTGTTATCAAAGAAGACGTGTCATGATACATTTTATCTTCATTATGTCTAGGCCATTCATGAGAGTCATTCAGATTTGAACTCGGCTCACCCAAGAGCTTTATTCTCATGATAACTCTCCTGCACAGGACATATATGgacatgtgttcattcatacaAACAGTCTGTGCTCACTTACATCAGCCTCAAAGGTACATGTGAAGCTGCACCACTGACTGAAGCCTCTTTACAGCTGCAGTCCAGTCTGTCTGGCTCCTCCATTGTATTATTCAACATGTTCTCCTCGAGCCAACTATAAATAAGTTAACAGCCTCAGACAGCCTGGGATAACCAGAGCTGCCTGAGGTCAACACTCTTGAGATGACATGTTGTCTTCACAACTCGGCCGTGCAACACCCATTTGGAAGTATTTGACACCCTCAAGTAGAAAGTCAGCACTGGAATGCTTTAGAAACTTCTGTAATCCCACAGCGGTGACAAACAaggccttttctttttctgttctttgatgACAATAACTTTCTGAGCCCCTCTCTGTCTGTACACCTGTGTAAAGACCCACCAAGGAGTATTTTCCTATCAAACTACCACCGTGCCCCGGCCGTGCTTCCTGTTTCTCTGTCAGCTTTTCCCCTGTGCTGACCCGACGGGGTCGCCTTTAGATAACATTGCTTTCCTCTTCCCTGCCTGGGCCAGCTGTTTCCACTGCATGCAGTTTTCTAATCAGGAGCTGGTTCTGCCGGCCTCCCAACAGGCCCTGCTTTTGTTGTACAGAGGTGGGACAGTGCAGGGTCTATGGAAACACCTCCACCCCTTCatgagagaaaaacacagagaaaagctATATGTGCTTGTGTTGATGTATCAACAGGGAGAAGTTATGAATCCCTCCAGGCCTGAGGACACACACATACTGAGGCTCTGAGAGCAGCGAGAGAGACAGATGAGATTTCAAACACTGTCCGTGCACTGTTTGTCGAAGACCATCTGTTTCTTCCTGTCCTGCTGCTTGATTTTTCTCTGTTCCCCATCTCTGCTGATCATTCCTGGTCCAAACACGCTGATCACAGTCAGCGCCGCTTCCTTTGGACAGCTGTTTATCTCCTCTaagtaaagaaaacaatatAAAGACAAGGTGGAATGCAGTGTAGAAAGTTTGGCAGATCAGttctaaacatgtttttaatggcAAGTCAGCAAGTTCGCTCCTTCCAACGAAGCCTGTTTTGCAAACTGATTAACTGCAAATTTGCATGTGAATATGCAGCCTAAATGATAAAGTcagctaaaatgacaaaaaaaaaacatcatgtagAAAACTAAGTTGTTCAGTGCAACTGAAGACCACACATGctctaaaaaaatgtttttttaaacagtttttgatTGTAATTTTGTAAAAGAATTTcacttagttttttttctgaatcttCTTATTCTGCTAAAGACAGGTAACAAcaagtaaaatgacaaaaacgttattaatttacatgttaaccctAAAAACCAGACCAAAACTATCAATAATCAAAATCGGTTTGTTTACAAATGGTTATTCTATTACAACGCCTGAAAATTACATTTCCAATAGAATTACAGTTTTGCTGTATGTAACTccttctgtgaaaaacaaatctgttaaataaaccctgaaaatctggcagcaaactgcgaaaaacacacattaaaaatagtaaaatatggtacattgaaaaactgtgaaaataacgGCAAATGTCTGTACAATACTGATGTTTTTAGCTGACTCAATACAGTAAAATAGTGTAGTTTTCTTCATGCTttctactgatttttttttttttacagtgcatgtcACCCTATTTGCACAAATGCTCAAGACAAAATGGCAATTTGTAGATAGTACAATTACTGTTAATATATTTACGTTAATCTTTTAACTATCAGTATTTTCTAATCTGGGTTCTTCAAAGATTTAAAAcgatagaaaacaaaaaatagacggATGTAAACCCACATCTTTCTGCTGAACAAGGTTTTTGCCTTACTTCGGCTTTCATACGACTCTGGAGAAAAAACGCGGCTGTATCCCTTTTGGCCGCTCTCGCCTGCCGTCCCAGCCACCGTCTCCAACTCTCACAAAGTACGCCGCTCAGAAACTTAAAACGATAAAAACTCaatgttttctgctctgaaataAGAATTTAACAATTAGGTAAGTTCGGAGGTTTAGCATTAGTTGATGTATTAACGCCCATTGTGTTTAAATATGTCTGTTTGGtctattttaaatgttattcaATGTAAATCACTGGGGTGCACTGTTATCTTCAGCCTTCAATGGAGGGCAGGAGGGTGAAAAGAATGAACAGAAATCACTTCCTTTCAGCGATATTGTCCGTTGAATCAATTTAACCTGCTAAATATCGATACTGTCAGCGCAACCCGGTTAATAATTAACCCGGTTGTCTCCATTCAGCTGGCGTCCTCATGGCAGAGCGGTTCTATGTCGGGGTGGATGTGGGCACCGCCAGTGTCAGAGCCGCCCTGGTGACCAGAGACGGTCAGCTGAGGAGGACGGCCGAGGAGCCCATCAGCATCTGGGAACCCCAGTCCGACCACTATGTCCAGTCCTCCACGGAGATATGGGACAAATGCTGCAAGGTGGTCAAGGTAGGATGACCTCAGGGTGGTTCGGTCAGGTTGCACAAATGGATTAATCATTTATCTTTCAGTTTTAGCCAGTTATTTCAAATAGTTTTAGATAACTGTTCATTGCTTTTACATACAGTGTACAACAGAAGAGAGCAAATGTGCAAAGTCACTTAAGTTTcaaataatttaacattttttcaccTTACAATAATTACATTATTTCTTAGCAGACCGGTAGGGTATTAAATATTACCCAAAATTGGCAATGAACATTTTAGATTTGCTGTATGACAAATATGGGACCCAGAGTCAATGCAACAGAAGTCAGTGCACCTTTCTTTACTGAgaaagtcttttattttttcattaccCTCATATCcaactttattttgatgacaaaaTTAATCCTCCTCAGCATGGGTATCATGAAAGTTGCATGAATTTCTGGAGAAATGTATCTTCTACATTCTTTAGtgcttatttttttccactgatctgtgctgtgtttttctctcactttcttCTACATAagggttattattattatttatttagttagttgtgttttatttttttgctcactttcttctatatttgttttttatatgtatataatttttgtttattttatttattttttggctcatttctttctatatttgattatatatatatatatatatatatatatatatatagtttgtttgttttacttcatttcTTTTGCTTAGTTTTTTCTATACTTGtgtcttacagggttaaaaatgctcaattTGGGTGGCATTCTTAGCCAAAGCCaggacagttttctttttttccttctttagaaACTGTTATTTGAATCCGTCAGTGTAGTTGGGatcattttttcttaaatattcCTTTTCTCCCAAGTTTCTGCAGATTGGAAGTCATCCTGTCAGCCAGTATTTGGGTTCATCCACCGGCATTTATGGAGTCTTCCTGAACAACTTTTGCACTCATGTAGCGCCATTTCACTacactcccacctctgtgcttcactgtcaggattatgcattcactgtggtagtttTAGCTAAGTTTAAACAAAACATGCCAAACAAatttatcttggtctcatctgaccagagaATGCACTCCTAATGTACATCTGGCCTCTTTATGCATTCTTTTAAAAAGGGAGGAATgggttttcttatttttaatgtttttaattgttgtaaagcactttgtgttgcatgtttaaaaccgtatgaaaagtgctctgtctataaataaagttgattgaTTCAGTACGTTTATCCAACTGTTAATTTCTCAGCTACGTGTCCATGTACCACCTGGCTGAGAATCACAGGGTTCATTCTCATTATTGTAATCATGTAACACACAATGTATGCTGAACTGTGATGCAGTAACTGCTAATGGATTCATGCGTGCCCTCTTCCAGTTACTCCACAGACATTAGCTAGAGTGTGTGAGCACAgagcagtgattttttttttggactgtaCTGTGTATTTGTTGCAGAAAGTTATCGATGGTGTGAAGAGCAGCCAGGTTCGGGGGATTGGCTTTGATGCCACCTGCTCCCTCGTGGTTTTGGACCAAAGCTTCCAGCCTGTGCCAGTCAGTCAGGATGGTAGGTGATTCATTTCATTCCATTTTGAGGCATCTGACCTGAATACTGCGTTTATGTACACTTATAAACACATTTTGGGTTATTGAGGATAGAACTGATTATAACTTTGAAATGCTGATTTAAttcaggtgtttgttttttttatacattttgataaGAAAGCCTCCAGTTAGATTGACAATGTGCATTTTGTCGTTTACTTATATTTGATTAGCAATTCTTTTTATCCGAAAAAGTTGGTAAGGGTAAttgttttaccttgctgacatgtttcaactACGTCTGCAGTCTTCCTAAGAGCGTCAGCCGACATGTgcacgtccgtccgtccataCGTACGTAcgcatttcgtttccggagcatatctcagaaactacttgagggatttcattcatattgcacgcaggccatctctatatagtatagatgtgccttttggggtgtatgaccttgacctgattttcaaggtcatagtgaggcactccaaatatttttttgtttccggatcatatctcacaaactacttgagggatttcattcatattgcgcacactaagcctgttgtaatgtagatgtgcctttcggggtgtatgaccttgacctgactgtttttttttgttttttttatttgtagtgaagatgtatcattttgtaggtgtatcttccagtatatattattatttcttgcacttagaggtactataaggcgggggatgttttaagcggagcgtgtttattttttatcaggTGACCGGTCTGAcaaatctgtcagaatctgtcaaacaaGCCAGCCTACACCCTCCCTCAGCCTACACCCTCTCGCACACCTGGGATTCCATCCTCCAGAGAGTACTGGACATTGGGGGGTGTGGCCGGTCTGACaaattctgacagatctgtcagaccAGTCACCTGataaaaaaggacacgtcatcaCACGTTGAATGACGCTCTGAGgtaaaaacatgtcagcaaggtaaaataATGACCCTTACTAACTTTGTCGGATGAAAACAATTGCTATTCAAATCCTCCAGTTGTTGAGTTTTGCTTGGAAAAATTGCCTTTGTGTAATGTAATGtcatactttattgatcctttgAGGTATGTTCCCCTCCTCCACGGTGAGATCGAAGGTCAGGATCAGCTGCAGAGTAGAAGCCTGAAGCTGCTAGTGATTCATGTTTTTTCTAATTAAGCAAGATGGACTCAAAAGCCATCGACAGATACTAAAATACTCCTGCTAAAGTAGATGATTATTTTCGGTTGAGATAATATCACTGAACTTGCTTGTATAGTCACTTAATAGgccaaataaaactaaacatcaCTGCATATTTGCCGTCAGTGATGTCAGACATTCACCCTTCCTCTCCTGGCTTTCCCAGGTGACAGCCAAAGGAACGTGGTGATGTGGATGGACCATCGTGCTGCAGAACAGGCTGCTCGGATAACAAACACAGGCCACGGGGTCCTGAGCAGGGTGGGAGGGGTCATGTCACCAGAGATGCAACCCCCAAAGCTGCTGTGGCTCAAAGAGGTGAGAGGTGAGGAGGTCGCCACCACACCACAGATCTCTGCGTGCTTTATTGTCGCTCTTTTTTACTGGCCAGTCAACGTGTACCTGGGGTTGTTTACTTGTTTTTCAGTCTTCCATGCCTTTTCCTTGGGAGGCAGCTGATGGATAGATTCTTGAGAACACATTGCCAAGTGCTTTAGTACACCAGTAGATACACGTGCTGTCATGACCCGTTAATCAGGTGTTTATTTCCACACGTTGCTCTCATCTTTTCATCAGAATCTGAAGGAAAGCTGCTGGAACAAAGCCGCACACTTTTTTGATCTACCAGACTTCTTGTCTTGGAAGGCAACAGACTCTCTAACAAGGTGAGCCTTGTTGGATGATGTTATTATGGCTGCGGTAGATCTTTTTAACCCATATCTGTCAGATCTTGTTTGCAAGTAATTAAAATAAGACTTAAAAAGGTTTCAGCGCTGACAAGTTAGCTACACAATCCTGCTGCTATTACCAATATATTTGCTTATGTACTATTGTGCTGTCATATAGAAATGCAGTTCTTCAATCTAATATCTGTTTAAAGGAAAGAATCTGTTATCTGTAGCAGCGTATTCATTGTAATGTGTCCTTTATCACGGACAAAGTGTTTTTGATACTGAGACCATAACAAGATACTTTTAACTTGTCTGAATAGATatgaaaagtgtgtttttgttaagTATCATGTTACTGTACTATTTTGCACTGTCCCTCAGGTCTTTGTGTACTCTGGTGTGTAAATGGACGTACTGCCCTCCAGAAGGATGGGATGCCAGCTTTTGGACCAGCATTGGCCTGGAGGACCTTCTGGAAAATAACTTTTGCAAAATAGGTCAGAGAATCAGACCGTTTAATACTCGTCTTTTAGTTCAAACATGCTTTTAAACGAAgtcttctttaattttttaaactgtggcCTTTTCGTCCTCCAGGCAGTGCGTCATGCTCTCCAGGAAGTCCACTAGGAGACGGTCTCACTCAGGAGGCAGCGGCAGATTTGGGTTTGGACCCTGGAATTGCAGTCGGTGCTTCTCTGATCGATGCTCATGCTGGAGGTTTAGGTATTACACAGTTACCAGGAGACGAAAGTCTTCTCTTGGCATCAGTAAACTGACTTTGCCTCGTATATAACAAGGAGGCATAAAGTCGAATGTAGCAGCAATCAGTTAAtcgatttttttgtcacttgttaCATTAATCGCCAGCTATTTTGAGGATGAATTATGTTTGAGTAATTATTTACGAAAGAAAGTCAATATTCTCTAATTCCAGCCTCTTAAATTTACATATTCTCTGATTTGTTTGATCTTCTGTGAGagtaaactgaatgttttttggtTGTGGACGAACATACAGATTTGAGGACGTCATGTTGGACTTTGGGAAACATTTATCCACGTTTTTCCACCATATTCTCAGCAgattaatcaaaaataaaataatcactgATTGTAGCCCAGGTGTAATATTGTTGATACGTTTTGTttcaaaagttgacattttagtccaACACAGAGCACCGGGAACGTCAGAATAGAAAAGCTAGTGAGAAAAAATACAACACTGAACATTTCTGAGCActcacatttttgcatttcttgtgTGCAAGTTTCAAGTTTTAACCTTGAAATTTCTCCTCAGCAAAGCAATTTGAAAGCGCATAAACATATCTAGATAGGTTGTTATCAGTCTAGCCATTATAATTAAAGATTTTTGAAACACAAATCTAAGTTTGCAAGTGATGGTGGTGCCAGATGAAAGGCCCGTGGTTCACCAAATTCTTACTGGAGTCATTTAAAGTTTACCAGCTCTAATGTCAGCTGTCACATTAGAAATAAAGCAGCTGCAGTCAGGGTACACTGAgtggtaaaataaacattttaactaACATGATTGAAAGTTTTCCTCGCTGAGATTTTTAccgggaaaaaaatgtttattcttCTCAAAGCTTCTCATTACAACAACCTGGTTCTCTTGACTCTTCTTTGTACACGGAGAAGATTCACATGTTGCATCAAACACCTTCTTTTAtggaagcaaaacacaaaacctgGTGAAGAAAACCTGAGTTAGAAAGAAGAAACTGATACCCATTGTATctgattttaggttttgttgagccagcttacacaaagaaagcctggatCTGTTGAACTTGCTTCACCCTGCAGAGGAAGTTGATGAGACTTGATCCACCAACGCAGTGATCAGCAGAGCCACAAATCAGTAGAATATCATGttctaaaccaaaaaatatacaaactgaTGGAAAAACTAATGAATCAAGTGTTACCACTGTTCTTAAATGAACAAATATATATCCTAGTGTAGCTTTAAACTTAATGAATGAAGATGGGAATGGCATAATAGAAATGGTTGACATGATAAAAATCTGCAACTCggatttaaacatttttgaccTATCAGGAAACTCCCAACTTGAATATTTCTGGTGaagattaaatttaaaaaaggtagTTTTAGAGTTTACTGTATCCACCAGCACCTTGTTGGCTTCAGGGTAGCAGGAGGCCATTCTCTGGCTCAGAAATCCGAACCATCTGGTTTAGTTCTGCGAGGTAAACTGCTCATGAACCCTGGCCTCCGACCTGCAGCCGTAACCTCTGCCAATCACACATTGTTGCATCAGTCAGAGGTTAAAACACTCTGCACTGTTAGTTGTTGTCCATGTCACAGTGATGTACACCCCTGGCCTCTGCATCTACACTAACCTCCAACCTTAAACTCAAACCAGCTTCACAAACATTTTCCCAGCAGTTAGTGTCACTGCTAAATTCTACGTGAAGGTTAGGAAACGACTTCAAAAGAGTTTAAATATTCGGATCTGCAAATCATTTTGATTATTCCCCGATGGGGCTCCAACAGCAGTTTGGAAACTTTCTTTTAgctaaaaccaaaaaaagtcTTCATTATGACACTGAATTTTTCTCCTctgcacaaaataaacacttgATAGTGACTAAGTGTAATGAAAATGTAGCATTTCTTTGCTCATTCCAGGTGTGATAGGTGCTGATGTGACTGGTTTTCAGCTGCCCTGTGAGAACCAGCCGATCACCTCACGCATGGCGATGATCTGTGGGACGTCATCCTGCCACATGGCGGTGAGCTGCATTTAACctgattttaatcttttttgaaaaatactCCTAAAATTAGCAACAACTTTTCCTCTTTTGCATTTCACTGGAACATACACccatcaggcataacattatgaccacctgcctaatattgtgttggtttcCTTTATGCtactaaaactcctctgacccagtggggcatcgACACAgaacctctggggatgtcctctGGCACCAGTAaattctgtgggttgcaggATGGGACCTACCTCGATCAGATTTATCCTGGTACATCCACAGATGCTCAAGAAGATTTGGATCTAGGTAGTATTGTACCCGGGTGAACACCTTAGCTGTGTCGTGTTCCCAGGGCCACTCCTGAGGAGTTTTTGCAACGTGTTgaggtgcattgtcctgctgagggggAAACTAGTATCAAGGACTGTTACTGACAAGGGGGGTTActtgacctgcagtgtttaggtaggtggtacaagtcaaacatccacatgaatgtcagcaGAGCACTGCATTAGAACAAGATgttgttcacttcacctgtcagtggtcatgaTGTTCTGGCTGATCTGTTTACGTTTAACCAAACTACGTGCGTCAACATGGATGTGGTGTGAACTGTGTGTGACCTTTCTTATTCCTACACACTATCACTCTATGATTAATGTGAAACTTCCTATGATTCATCCTTTACACACAACATCTGTTTCTGAAGAGAGACTTAGTGACTCTGAGGTGACATCCTAATACACACATAAACTCTCTCTACGCTGTTTTAACTGGTCGGCTAAATTAGCTTTCTAAATAATGCTGATGACAGAAACGCTGAATTTTTTCCACTCatctcatttttacatttgttgcattttgtgttaattttttaaaatgtatatagACTTAAATGTGGAATATGTCACTCTAAACCCCTACACTTCTCGTCAAATTCAAAGTCTCAACTAAAATCTGCTAGCTGTACATTCTGTGACCAATCCCAACAACATTATTCCGGCATGTCATCTGCACAGGACAAGAGGAAAAGAAGATAGTGGTGAGATGACTAGCTAAATATCAACAGTCTTCCTCCTGAATTGCAGACTCTACCTTTAAATTTCTTGTCTATGCAGGGCTAATAGCAGTGGGGATCAGCAGGGAAGCTAAGTTTTAGCATATCCTGTTGATCTAGCAGCTTCCATTTTAAGCTGtagcctagcctagccgcgctagacaacccacggcaacgaatttaattctctgccagggtgggtctagttaccctccgtaaggcttgaggttggatgctcctaaaactggccggaccaatcaccatgaagtgtagagtcagaaggcgggcgtaactaagtgacgacagaggcgcgacgattctgacagaaacaaccggaaacaactagcctagccgcgctagacaacccacggcaacgaatttaattctctgccagggtcgacaacaaaaacgacaacagtcgttgagctccattagcaccgactctgaataatctttctgttaacatgtctgtaatatacttgagcttcacccattgactgtataaataaggcttcaccgaactaccgcgtcctctgatttccggcgctctaggagcctattcgttgcgctgattggttgtatacctacccaattgctgcagagtggtttgatagacaaccttttagcccgcctccctccctgtcgagcattCCTAGACCTTTGCGTCTTCAGtgcatgggtctagcacggctaggctaggtgtAGCCTGCAATTTTGGAGAAATTTCACTGTAATTCTGCTCAGTAGCGTATTTCGATAGTCAGCATTTGACAGGTTTACCATTCCTCTGACTCGCATCTCCTGTCCTCTTCTCTTTTCCCCTGCACTGTGCACAAGCTCAAACATGCTCAAGACACGTTGGAGTCCTCTTGCGTAGATCGAGCTGAGTCACTTTGTTTCCTGTTGACAGAGCCAGAGCCTTGTACGAACTGTGGATTTTGTTTCAGCACACACACGAAACTGACAGCTAGCATGCTGTGAAGAGATATTCACtgagtttgatttaaaaagtgtattaaattaaaataagatattgtaccttttaattttttatgttACCTCTTTAGTGATGTGCATGCCATCTATGAAAACTAAGTAAACCGTGTTCATGTTTCACCGTCATGTGCATCAGATCAGTGAGCGGCCTCTGTTTGTGCCTGGAGTGTGGGGACCCTGTTTGTCTGCTATGGTGCCTGACATGTGGCTCAACGAGGGCGGACAGAGTGCTACAGGAAGGCTGGTCAGTCCACTGTCAACATtgttttgacctgaactatgtgcAGAATTCACAGAATTCGCAGAGAACTATATGCAAATACACATGAAAATGTGGACTttagcatgcacacacaccagagaTCACCCAAATAAAATCAACACGTCCGGCCAAATAAATAGTAAACCTGAAAGCAGTTTTTCTCCTCCGCTGTAAATATTTGGCTTTTATATGTCTACAAAAATATACCAAATTTACACATTAATGAGGAACATGAAAGTCaaattgttgtcttttttttttaaaaaaatgtagggTAGCTTTTTTGTAAAAGACTTTGTTTAAATCTGCTCTAGTTTTCTTTAATCTTCACATTTCATTAGAGAGAGTGAAATGGATCATTGCCAAGCCTTTAATGCAAATCGAAATTTTATCCTCCTAAAGCTTGAGTTATGATTTTGGGTGCATTTTTAGTTTTCCTGTTGCTAGTTTTTAGTAGGACCTGACGAttacaaaaactaaacattgtCTTTAAGCAGGAAGTAGTTTTGGAATTAAGTGGTATCTTAATGTGGTTGTAGCTTGAGAATagcttggtttttttttctacaatttgTCAAATTTGTATCGCATTTTAAGCTACAAACTTTCTTAAGCATAGCCAAGCAAAATTCAACTCtgaaatttgtgtctttttccacCGGCATCCTGTTTACCACTAATTAATGTATGGAGCTTTTTGTAACAgtagatggaacaaaaactgaggACAATAAATCTAAGTTAAACTAAATTAAGCTTGTTGTGCAGCATATTCAAAATATAATGTTCTTAAATGAGGATGCAAGGCCTAACTGGTTTCTGACTTCTCGAATATGATTTTCTCTTGAATTTTTAACTGTTTGTTCAacacaaaagcaaacatttttgacttttttatggATTACCTCAGTTAATCAGCAGTTGCAACCTCACAAGACTTCGTGTCATCATAGTGCCGTCTGTCGTCTTTCTCCATTTAAATATATTGCCCTGTCCTCCTACAGATCGACCACGTGGTGAAGGGCCACGCCGCCTACAGTCAGCTCCAGGAAAAGGCCCAGCAGAGGTCAGCTGAAGCATTTACTGCTGCTATTCCCAAAACTGGTTTAGCACAGCTGTCATACCCGTCAGCTTGCTGGATCAGCTGGCATTCAATAATGTTAAGTAAGCTTTAGTAAGATTA includes these proteins:
- the fggy gene encoding FGGY carbohydrate kinase domain-containing protein, which translates into the protein MAERFYVGVDVGTASVRAALVTRDGQLRRTAEEPISIWEPQSDHYVQSSTEIWDKCCKVVKKVIDGVKSSQVRGIGFDATCSLVVLDQSFQPVPVSQDGDSQRNVVMWMDHRAAEQAARITNTGHGVLSRVGGVMSPEMQPPKLLWLKENLKESCWNKAAHFFDLPDFLSWKATDSLTRSLCTLVCKWTYCPPEGWDASFWTSIGLEDLLENNFCKIGSASCSPGSPLGDGLTQEAAADLGLDPGIAVGASLIDAHAGGLGVIGADVTGFQLPCENQPITSRMAMICGTSSCHMAISERPLFVPGVWGPCLSAMVPDMWLNEGGQSATGRLIDHVVKGHAAYSQLQEKAQQRAPFTGENIYSYLNSHLSLMASSDSAVDLLGSSLHVWPDFHGNRSPLADPTLKGMVVGLSLSQTLDDLALLYLATIQALALGTLHILEAMKEAGHDIRTLFLCGGLSKNPLFVQIHANATGLPVVLPDQMEAVLVGAAVLGACASQDYSNIQEAMEKMAKVGKVVQPDPEVQSFYERKYKVFLQLFSHQREYQALMNHR